One part of the Chroogloeocystis siderophila 5.2 s.c.1 genome encodes these proteins:
- a CDS encoding histidinol-phosphate transaminase — MLPFIRSDLAQLTAYTPHPSSTDGKPIESVIDRLDTNESPYDLPRELKQKLAWIYQETIETNRYPDAGHAVLKAAIAEYINESANLTQGAIAPAQISVGNGSDELIRSLLIATCLGGEGSILVANPTFSMYGILAHTLGIPVVTVGRNSEFEIDWVAAQAAIETTDNPPIRVVFIVHPNSPTGNTLTNAELEWIRSLPEEILVVIDEAYFEFSQTSVVGELLQKPNWVVLRTFSKAFRLAALRVGYAIASPEITAVLEKVRLPYNLPSFSQAAAILALQQRDLLLQSISLVCAERTKLIQALSQYSALKVNYSAANFVYVQSNHPTQANKFLATLAQQIRSRGTTLRLLSGGLRITVGSPEENARTLARLESAVKSCESLS; from the coding sequence ATGCTGCCCTTTATCCGATCTGATCTTGCTCAACTTACCGCATATACACCGCATCCAAGCAGTACTGACGGTAAACCAATTGAGTCAGTCATTGATCGGTTAGATACAAATGAAAGTCCGTACGATTTACCACGCGAGTTAAAGCAAAAACTTGCTTGGATTTATCAAGAAACGATCGAAACAAATCGCTATCCTGATGCCGGACACGCGGTATTGAAAGCGGCGATCGCCGAATATATTAATGAATCTGCCAATCTGACGCAAGGCGCGATCGCACCCGCTCAAATTTCGGTTGGTAATGGTTCTGACGAACTGATTCGTTCGCTGTTAATCGCAACTTGTCTTGGGGGTGAAGGTTCTATCTTAGTCGCCAATCCAACATTCTCGATGTATGGCATTTTGGCACACACGTTAGGAATTCCCGTCGTTACTGTCGGACGCAATTCAGAATTTGAAATTGATTGGGTTGCAGCCCAAGCCGCTATCGAAACAACCGATAACCCACCCATTCGCGTGGTGTTTATTGTCCATCCCAACTCACCTACAGGAAATACTTTAACGAATGCTGAGTTAGAGTGGATACGCAGCTTACCCGAAGAAATACTTGTTGTTATTGATGAAGCGTATTTTGAGTTTAGTCAAACATCAGTTGTTGGCGAGTTGTTGCAAAAACCTAATTGGGTCGTCTTGCGGACATTTTCTAAAGCGTTTCGCCTGGCCGCTTTACGTGTCGGCTATGCGATCGCATCTCCAGAAATTACCGCAGTTCTAGAAAAAGTTCGCCTACCTTACAACCTTCCGAGTTTCTCCCAAGCTGCTGCCATTCTTGCTTTACAACAACGCGATTTGTTACTACAATCCATTTCACTTGTTTGTGCAGAACGTACCAAACTCATTCAAGCACTATCTCAATATTCTGCGCTCAAAGTCAATTACAGCGCTGCAAATTTTGTCTATGTTCAAAGCAATCATCCCACACAAGCCAATAAATTCCTTGCCACTTTAGCGCAGCAAATACGATCTCGTGGTACAACATTACGTCTACTCAGCGGTGGACTGCGGATTACGGTTGGTAGCCCTGAAGAAAACGCACGTACACTCGCACGTTTAGAATCTGCCGTAAAAAGCTGCGAATCTCTCAGTTAG
- a CDS encoding YqiA/YcfP family alpha/beta fold hydrolase — translation MPPLAFTPRLLKNLLPSVKKLQFIYLHGFASSPQSAKAVYLRDRFAAVHHALHIPDLNQDDFTQLTLTRQLQQVSALLPDEPVTLIGSSFGGLTAAWLAEQHHQVQKLVLLAPAFAFLSHWLPQLGTEKIQQWEQQRYLMVYHYGEKRLLPLSYEFARDVPQYNDDHLLRPVPTLIIHGIHDEVIPIQVSRDFAAKRSWVQLIEVDSDHALGNVMLETWQAIQSFCQLQ, via the coding sequence ATGCCACCGTTGGCATTCACCCCTCGACTGCTGAAGAATTTGTTACCCTCCGTTAAGAAGTTGCAGTTCATTTACCTACACGGCTTTGCGTCGAGTCCTCAATCCGCCAAAGCGGTCTATCTCCGCGATCGCTTTGCAGCGGTACACCACGCATTGCACATCCCCGATCTCAACCAAGATGATTTTACGCAACTGACGCTGACACGCCAATTACAGCAAGTATCTGCACTATTACCAGATGAACCTGTCACCTTGATCGGTTCAAGTTTTGGGGGTTTAACCGCTGCTTGGTTGGCAGAACAACATCACCAAGTTCAAAAGTTAGTTTTACTCGCCCCAGCGTTTGCTTTTCTCTCGCATTGGCTACCGCAGCTAGGAACTGAGAAGATTCAACAATGGGAACAGCAACGCTATTTAATGGTTTATCACTACGGCGAAAAGCGATTGCTACCCTTAAGTTACGAGTTCGCCCGCGACGTACCGCAATACAATGACGATCATTTGTTACGCCCCGTTCCTACCTTGATTATTCACGGAATTCACGATGAAGTGATTCCTATCCAAGTCAGCCGCGATTTTGCCGCAAAACGTTCCTGGGTGCAATTAATTGAAGTTGACAGCGATCATGCTTTGGGTAACGTTATGCTAGAAACTTGGCAAGCTATTCAATCGTTTTGTCAACTACAATAA
- the gor gene encoding glutathione-disulfide reductase — protein sequence MNYDYDLFVIGAGSGGLAASKRAASYGAKVAIAEQDLVGGTCVIRGCIPKKLMVYGSRFPQLFRNAAGYGWRVGETELDWEYFVTAIDKEVRRLSQLHIGFLEKAGVELIPHRATLVDPHTIEVGDRKVTANKILIAVGGRPVKPDLPGMEYALTSNEMFHLPAQPKHIAILGAGYIGVEFASIMCGLGCQVTQIIRRDLILRGFDQDIRTGIQDGMTHHGVKFITNAEVEKIERVSEGLKIKLSEEHQPIIADAFLAATGRIPNIDSLGLENAGVEIVPTDEEGPGYVTNPAIAVDDYSQTSQPNIFAVGDCTDKINLTPVAIAEGRAFADTEFGNHRRQMNHENVPSAVFSHPEAATVGLTEAQAKEKYGDAVQIYRARFRPLFHSLTGDDEKTIVKLVVDGNTDKVLGAHMVGEYAAEVIQGIAITIKMGATKKDFDATVGIHPSTAEEFVTLR from the coding sequence ATGAACTATGATTATGATTTATTTGTGATTGGTGCGGGTTCTGGAGGTTTAGCGGCTTCCAAACGCGCCGCGAGTTACGGCGCAAAAGTCGCGATCGCCGAACAAGATCTTGTTGGTGGAACTTGTGTGATCCGTGGGTGTATTCCCAAAAAACTGATGGTGTACGGTTCGCGCTTTCCCCAGCTATTTCGCAATGCAGCCGGTTATGGCTGGCGTGTGGGTGAAACTGAACTTGATTGGGAATATTTCGTAACGGCAATTGACAAAGAAGTCCGGCGACTGTCGCAATTACATATTGGATTTCTCGAAAAAGCAGGAGTTGAACTGATTCCGCACCGCGCCACCCTTGTCGATCCTCACACAATTGAAGTTGGTGATCGCAAAGTTACGGCAAATAAAATTTTGATAGCAGTTGGTGGGCGTCCTGTCAAGCCAGATCTCCCAGGTATGGAATATGCCCTTACCTCAAATGAAATGTTTCACCTGCCAGCACAACCAAAACACATCGCCATTCTGGGCGCAGGTTATATTGGTGTAGAATTTGCTTCTATCATGTGTGGGTTAGGTTGTCAAGTTACACAAATTATCCGCAGAGATTTAATTTTACGTGGATTTGATCAGGATATTCGTACCGGAATTCAAGATGGGATGACGCATCACGGTGTGAAGTTTATCACCAACGCTGAAGTAGAAAAAATTGAGCGCGTCTCTGAAGGTTTGAAAATAAAGCTATCAGAAGAACATCAACCAATTATTGCCGATGCATTCTTAGCAGCAACAGGGAGAATACCCAATATTGATAGTTTGGGTTTAGAAAACGCAGGAGTTGAGATTGTTCCAACTGATGAAGAAGGACCAGGATATGTAACTAATCCGGCGATCGCCGTTGATGACTACAGCCAAACTTCGCAACCGAATATTTTTGCTGTTGGTGACTGTACTGATAAAATCAACTTGACCCCAGTCGCCATTGCTGAAGGACGAGCATTTGCTGATACAGAATTTGGCAATCATCGCCGCCAAATGAATCACGAAAATGTTCCTTCTGCTGTATTTTCACACCCCGAAGCCGCGACAGTCGGTTTAACCGAAGCACAGGCAAAAGAAAAATACGGAGATGCTGTGCAAATTTATCGCGCAAGATTCCGTCCGTTGTTCCACTCGCTGACGGGAGACGACGAAAAAACAATCGTGAAATTAGTCGTCGATGGCAATACCGATAAAGTTCTAGGCGCACACATGGTAGGCGAATACGCGGCGGAAGTGATTCAAGGAATCGCGATTACGATTAAAATGGGTGCTACGAAGAAAGACTTTGATGCCACCGTTGGCATTCACCCCTCGACTGCTGAAGAATTTGTTACCCTCCGTTAA